One window of the Streptomyces sp. NBC_00259 genome contains the following:
- a CDS encoding sensor histidine kinase, producing MTTAEQRWEQFLRHGPYALLGLSAPIAAATAPSLTPGTERYVALVLLPVALVLELWWSRTRPGTPEFAAPARIYYAARTVLAFALTWLNPFFAIYAVLGYFDAGILLPRRWAYAGLVATAVTMAGSQSGGLPPATAMNWVAFGALFALNACLSLVFARIAVEEAESARQKAATIAELERTNARLEQALEENAGLHAQLVVQAREAGVADERRRLAAEIHDTIAQGLTGIVAQLQVVTGTDDAAVARTHAERAAALARHSLGEARRSVQNLSPSALAHDELPEALEKTVAQWSERSGVPARFTVTGAVETLHVEVAATLLRIAQEALANTARHARADRAGVTLSYMGDEVTLDVRDDGRGFDPRVLPARTGTSGFGLDGMRARAARIAGTVSVESEPGGGTAVSARVPLVRHG from the coding sequence ATGACCACCGCCGAACAGCGCTGGGAACAGTTCCTCCGCCACGGCCCGTACGCCCTGCTCGGCCTCTCCGCCCCGATCGCGGCCGCCACCGCGCCGTCGCTGACGCCCGGCACCGAACGGTACGTGGCGCTCGTCCTGCTGCCGGTGGCACTCGTCCTGGAGCTGTGGTGGAGCCGCACCCGGCCCGGGACACCGGAGTTCGCCGCACCCGCGCGGATCTACTACGCGGCCCGTACCGTCCTCGCGTTCGCGCTCACCTGGCTCAACCCGTTCTTCGCCATCTACGCCGTGCTCGGCTACTTCGACGCCGGCATCCTGCTGCCGCGCCGCTGGGCGTACGCCGGACTGGTCGCCACCGCCGTGACGATGGCGGGCTCGCAGTCCGGCGGGCTGCCGCCGGCGACGGCGATGAACTGGGTCGCGTTCGGCGCGCTGTTCGCCCTCAACGCCTGTCTGTCGCTCGTCTTCGCCAGGATCGCGGTGGAGGAGGCCGAGAGCGCTCGGCAGAAGGCCGCCACGATCGCCGAGCTGGAGCGCACCAACGCCCGTCTGGAGCAGGCGCTGGAGGAGAACGCGGGGCTGCACGCCCAGCTCGTCGTCCAGGCCCGGGAGGCGGGCGTCGCCGACGAGCGGCGCCGGCTCGCCGCCGAGATCCACGACACGATCGCCCAGGGACTGACCGGCATCGTCGCCCAGTTGCAGGTGGTCACCGGCACCGACGACGCGGCCGTCGCCCGCACGCACGCGGAGCGGGCCGCCGCCCTCGCCCGGCACAGCCTCGGCGAGGCCCGCCGCTCGGTGCAGAACCTCTCCCCGTCGGCCCTCGCCCACGACGAACTGCCCGAGGCGCTGGAGAAGACGGTCGCCCAGTGGTCGGAACGCAGCGGTGTCCCGGCCCGCTTCACCGTCACGGGAGCCGTGGAGACCCTGCACGTCGAGGTCGCCGCCACGCTGCTGCGGATCGCCCAGGAAGCCCTCGCCAACACCGCCCGGCACGCCCGCGCCGACCGGGCCGGGGTGACCCTGTCGTACATGGGCGACGAAGTGACGCTCGACGTCCGGGACGACGGGCGCGGCTTCGACCCCCGCGTCCTGCCCGCCCGTACCGGCACGAGCGGCTTCGGTCTGGACGGTATGCGCGCCCGCGCCGCACGCATCGCCGGCACGGTCTCCGTCGAATCCGAGCCGGGCGGCGGTACCGCGGTCTCGGCTCGCGTACCGTTGGTGCGCCATGGCTGA
- a CDS encoding L,D-transpeptidase: MNGQPISGASVRKGRRRGRAALPALAMGALLLLVSACGGGGNDSGSGGDKGVKDGGKVGTAASQAVVTIAPKDGADSVATSGALKVSADKGKLTEVAVQDDKGNAVEGKIAAGGTSWEPLAHLAAATKYKVHAVAKDAEGRESAKDTTFTTLVPKNTFVGHYTPEDGSTVGVGMPVSINFTRGITNPEAVENAIKVTAEPSVPVEGHWFGNDRLDFRPEKYWAAGTKVTVKLNLDGVEGRPGVYGKQAKTVTFTIGRSQVSTVDAKVHTMKVVRDGKVVKTIPITAGAPSTTTYNGQMVISEKYKVTRMNGATVGFGGEYDIKDVPHAMRLSTSGTFMHGNYWASRGTFGSANVSHGCVGLRDVRGAYDGGTPAAWMYNNSIIGDVVIVKNSKDKQISPDNGLNGWNMSWAEWTK; this comes from the coding sequence GTGAACGGGCAGCCGATATCGGGGGCATCGGTCCGCAAGGGCCGGCGACGCGGGCGTGCCGCGCTGCCGGCCCTCGCCATGGGGGCGTTGCTGCTGCTGGTGTCCGCCTGCGGGGGCGGCGGCAACGACAGCGGCAGTGGCGGCGACAAGGGCGTCAAGGACGGCGGCAAGGTCGGTACGGCGGCCTCGCAGGCGGTCGTCACCATCGCGCCCAAGGACGGCGCCGACTCGGTCGCCACCAGCGGCGCGCTGAAGGTGAGCGCCGACAAGGGCAAGCTGACCGAGGTCGCCGTCCAGGACGACAAGGGCAACGCGGTCGAAGGGAAGATCGCCGCGGGCGGCACGAGTTGGGAGCCGCTCGCGCATCTCGCCGCCGCGACCAAGTACAAGGTGCACGCGGTCGCCAAGGACGCCGAGGGCCGGGAGTCCGCGAAGGACACGACCTTCACCACGCTCGTCCCGAAGAACACCTTCGTGGGCCACTACACGCCGGAGGACGGTTCCACCGTCGGCGTCGGCATGCCGGTCTCCATCAACTTCACCCGCGGCATCACCAACCCCGAGGCCGTCGAGAACGCCATCAAGGTGACCGCCGAGCCGTCGGTCCCGGTCGAGGGCCACTGGTTCGGCAACGACCGGCTGGACTTCCGCCCCGAGAAGTACTGGGCCGCGGGCACGAAGGTGACGGTCAAGCTGAACCTCGACGGCGTCGAGGGCCGGCCCGGCGTGTACGGCAAGCAGGCCAAGACGGTGACGTTCACCATCGGCCGCAGCCAGGTCTCCACCGTGGACGCCAAGGTCCACACCATGAAGGTCGTGCGTGACGGCAAGGTCGTCAAGACCATCCCGATCACCGCGGGCGCCCCGTCGACGACCACGTACAACGGCCAGATGGTCATCAGCGAGAAGTACAAGGTGACGCGCATGAACGGCGCCACCGTGGGCTTCGGCGGGGAGTACGACATCAAGGACGTGCCGCACGCGATGCGCCTGTCCACGTCGGGCACCTTCATGCACGGCAACTACTGGGCATCGAGGGGCACCTTCGGTTCCGCCAACGTCAGCCACGGCTGTGTGGGTCTGCGCGATGTGCGCGGCGCGTACGACGGCGGTACGCCGGCGGCGTGGATGTACAACAACTCGATCATCGGCGACGTCGTGATCGTGAAGAACTCCAAGGACAAGCAGATCTCCCCGGACAACGGCCTGAACGGCTGGAACATGTCCTGGGCGGAGTGGACCAAGTAG
- a CDS encoding enoyl-CoA hydratase/isomerase family protein, translating to MTVELEVSEGVGTIRLDRPPMNALDIATQDRLRELAAEATDRDDVRAVIIYGGEKVFAAGADIKEMQVMDHAAMVKRSKALQDSFTAVARIPKPVVAAVTGYALGGGCELALCADFRIAADNAKLGQPEILLGLIPGAGGTQRLARLVGPSKAKDLIFTGHQVKAEEALAIGLVDRVVPAAEVYEQAHAWAAKLAQGPALALRAAKESVDAGLETDIDTGLAIERNWFAGLFATEDRERGMRSFVEEGPGKAKFV from the coding sequence ATGACAGTCGAACTCGAAGTCTCCGAAGGCGTCGGCACCATCCGCCTGGACCGCCCGCCGATGAACGCCCTGGACATCGCCACCCAGGACCGGCTGCGCGAACTCGCCGCCGAGGCGACCGACCGCGACGACGTACGGGCCGTGATCATCTACGGCGGGGAGAAGGTGTTCGCGGCGGGCGCGGACATCAAGGAGATGCAGGTCATGGACCACGCCGCGATGGTCAAGCGGTCCAAGGCCCTCCAGGACTCGTTCACCGCCGTCGCCCGTATCCCCAAGCCCGTCGTCGCCGCCGTCACCGGCTACGCCCTGGGCGGCGGCTGCGAGCTGGCGCTCTGCGCCGACTTCAGGATCGCCGCCGACAACGCCAAGCTGGGTCAGCCGGAGATCCTGCTCGGCCTGATCCCGGGTGCGGGCGGCACCCAGCGGCTCGCCCGGCTGGTGGGCCCCTCCAAGGCCAAGGACCTGATCTTCACCGGTCACCAGGTGAAGGCCGAGGAGGCCCTGGCCATCGGCCTGGTCGACCGGGTCGTCCCGGCCGCCGAGGTGTACGAGCAGGCCCACGCGTGGGCGGCGAAGCTGGCCCAGGGGCCGGCGCTGGCCCTGCGGGCCGCCAAGGAGTCCGTCGACGCCGGGCTGGAGACCGACATCGACACCGGTCTCGCCATCGAACGGAACTGGTTCGCGGGGCTGTTCGCGACCGAGGACCGTGAGCGGGGCATGCGCAGCTTCGTCGAGGAGGGCCCGGGCAAGGCGAAGTTCGTCTGA
- a CDS encoding L,D-transpeptidase, with amino-acid sequence MSNAVRRTRATLVVALLWTGLLAGLTGCTGGVPGTEGDKPRAPGDTIRITPEDEAEGVAADGRLEVTVPDGRLERVEVTQIEDARPAKVPGAISQDGLSWRPADGTRLALAAKYRVDAVALDAHGRRSARHTTFTTVVPEQRFTGYVIPENRTTVGTGMIISFDFNRGIKNRAAVERAIRVTSVPPVEVVGHWFDAERLDFRPRAYWKPGTKVTVDMRLRDVEGAPGVFGIQRKTIAFTVGRSQTSVVDARERTMEVRRDGRLVTTLPVTTGGKKTRTYNGKMVVSEMFDVTRMNGATVGFTDRQGKSEYDIKDVPHAMRLTTSGTFLHGNYWVDPRIFGLRNVSHGCIGLRDEKGGSQDSPAGWFFDRTLIGDVVEVVNSPDRVVAPWNGLSGWNMNWRDWQIGSALR; translated from the coding sequence GTGAGCAACGCGGTGAGGCGGACGAGGGCCACGCTGGTCGTCGCCCTGCTGTGGACAGGACTGCTGGCCGGGCTGACCGGCTGTACCGGCGGCGTTCCGGGCACCGAGGGCGACAAGCCACGGGCGCCCGGGGACACCATCCGGATCACGCCCGAGGACGAGGCCGAGGGCGTCGCCGCGGACGGCAGGCTGGAAGTGACCGTGCCCGACGGGCGGCTGGAGCGGGTCGAGGTGACGCAGATCGAGGACGCGCGGCCCGCCAAGGTCCCCGGTGCGATCTCGCAGGACGGGCTGAGCTGGCGGCCCGCCGACGGCACCCGGCTGGCACTGGCCGCCAAGTACCGCGTGGACGCGGTGGCCCTGGACGCCCACGGCCGTCGTTCGGCCCGGCACACCACGTTCACCACCGTCGTGCCCGAGCAGCGGTTCACCGGCTACGTCATCCCGGAGAACCGCACCACCGTCGGCACCGGCATGATCATTTCGTTCGACTTCAACCGGGGCATCAAGAACCGCGCCGCCGTGGAACGCGCCATCCGGGTCACCTCCGTACCGCCGGTGGAGGTCGTCGGCCACTGGTTCGACGCGGAACGGCTCGACTTCCGTCCGCGCGCGTACTGGAAGCCGGGCACCAAGGTGACCGTCGACATGCGGCTGCGGGACGTCGAGGGCGCGCCCGGTGTGTTCGGCATCCAGCGCAAGACCATCGCTTTCACCGTGGGACGTTCGCAGACCTCCGTGGTCGACGCCAGGGAACGCACGATGGAGGTACGCCGCGACGGCCGGCTGGTGACGACCCTGCCGGTCACCACCGGGGGGAAGAAGACGCGGACGTACAACGGCAAGATGGTCGTCAGCGAGATGTTCGACGTCACCCGCATGAACGGCGCCACGGTCGGCTTCACGGACCGGCAGGGCAAGAGCGAGTACGACATCAAGGACGTGCCGCACGCGATGCGGCTCACCACCTCGGGCACCTTCCTGCACGGCAACTACTGGGTCGACCCGCGCATCTTCGGCCTGCGGAACGTCAGCCACGGCTGCATCGGACTGCGCGACGAGAAGGGCGGCAGTCAGGACTCCCCGGCGGGCTGGTTCTTCGACCGGACACTGATCGGCGACGTGGTGGAAGTGGTCAATTCCCCTGACCGGGTCGTGGCGCCCTGGAACGGTCTGAGCGGCTGGAACATGAACTGGCGGGATTGGCAGATCGGCTCGGCGCTGAGATGA
- a CDS encoding ABC transporter permease, whose amino-acid sequence MPSPAAAVLRTESRLFTREPGSLFWILVFPSVLLTILGLVPSFRVVSDDLGGRRVIDLYVPVAVLLAMIVAGLQAMPPVLTGYRERGILRRMSTTPVRPAALLTAQLVLHGAAALLSALLALAVGRIAYGVELPRQPVGYLLALVLTTAGALALGATVCAVSRTQKIATAIGSVVFFPAMFTAGVWLPVQAMPDMLQRIVGFTPFGAASEALDRAAAGGWPGWTAIGVTALWTALLTGVAVRWFRWE is encoded by the coding sequence ATGCCGTCTCCCGCAGCCGCCGTCCTGAGGACCGAGTCGCGGCTCTTCACCCGCGAACCCGGCAGCCTCTTCTGGATCCTCGTGTTCCCCTCCGTCCTGCTCACGATCCTCGGCCTCGTCCCGTCCTTCCGGGTGGTCTCCGACGACCTCGGCGGCCGGCGCGTCATCGATCTGTACGTCCCCGTCGCCGTGCTCCTCGCCATGATCGTGGCCGGGCTCCAGGCCATGCCGCCCGTACTCACCGGCTACCGGGAACGCGGCATCCTGCGCCGGATGTCGACCACACCGGTGCGCCCGGCCGCGCTTCTCACCGCGCAGCTCGTGCTGCACGGCGCCGCGGCCCTGCTCTCGGCGCTGCTCGCCCTCGCCGTCGGGCGGATCGCCTACGGCGTCGAACTGCCCCGGCAGCCCGTCGGCTACCTCCTTGCCCTCGTCCTCACCACGGCAGGCGCGCTGGCACTCGGCGCGACCGTCTGCGCGGTCTCCCGTACGCAGAAGATCGCGACGGCGATCGGCTCGGTCGTCTTCTTCCCCGCGATGTTCACCGCCGGGGTGTGGCTGCCGGTGCAGGCCATGCCGGACATGCTCCAGCGCATCGTGGGCTTCACCCCGTTCGGCGCGGCGTCCGAGGCACTGGACCGGGCGGCGGCGGGCGGCTGGCCGGGCTGGACCGCCATCGGGGTCACCGCGCTGTGGACGGCGTTGCTGACCGGTGTCGCGGTCCGCTGGTTCCGGTGGGAGTGA
- the glgX gene encoding glycogen debranching protein GlgX has protein sequence MSSAAEQEAVREGERPLPAVGRRPGPNGRRGEAEVPVPPVWPGAPTPLGARYRVGPDGVAGTNFALWAGGAEAVELCLFDGAGTETRLPLAELTHEIWHGFVPGVRPGQRYGFRVHGRWDPWTGGRWNPAKLLLDPYARAVDGEFALPPEVYGHVRDWPQQHVADTVRDDRDSAPYVPKGVVVHDDAPDDEWADDRRPKTPWADSVIYELHVRGFTKLHPDIPQELRGTYAGLAHPAAIAHLVRLGVTAVELLPVHQFAHEDHLLRRGLRNHWGYNSIGYFAPHAAYSASGTAGQQVGEFKRMVRALHAAGIEVILDVVYNHTAEAGELGPTLSLKGIDNRGYYRLQADARRYADYTGCGNTLHVVQPHVLRLITDSLRYWVTEMGVDGFRFDLAAALARSMHDVDMLSPFLAVIAQDPVLRRVKLIAEPWDVGNGGYQVGAFPPLWTEWNDRYRDAVRDFWRGALPDVRDLGYRLSGSSDLYAWGGRRPYASVNFITAHDGFTLRDLVSYERKHNEANGEGNRDGTNDNRSWNCGAEGETDDPRINALRRRQIRNLLTTLLLSTGVPMLVAGDEMGRTQGGNNNAYCQDNEVGWLDWSLLEQPGSSGLLALTSRLLALRGAHPVLRRRAFFSGRPQTADGLRDLAWFTPRGKEMTEQDWYAPASTVALFLSGRDIPGRDTRGAQVVDDSFLTILHAADRPTAFQLPGPPWAEAYELVVDTSLEEQSSAPGTVHRGGERVTVPGRSVLLLRVCDGR, from the coding sequence GTGTCGAGCGCAGCCGAGCAGGAGGCAGTGCGGGAAGGGGAGCGTCCCCTTCCCGCCGTGGGGCGGCGTCCGGGCCCGAACGGACGGCGCGGGGAGGCGGAGGTCCCCGTACCGCCCGTCTGGCCGGGGGCACCGACCCCGCTGGGCGCGCGGTACCGGGTCGGTCCCGACGGGGTCGCCGGCACCAACTTCGCGCTGTGGGCTGGCGGGGCCGAGGCCGTAGAGCTGTGTCTGTTCGACGGGGCGGGGACGGAGACCAGGCTGCCGCTGGCCGAGCTGACGCATGAGATCTGGCACGGCTTCGTACCCGGCGTACGGCCGGGCCAGCGCTACGGCTTCCGGGTCCACGGCCGCTGGGACCCCTGGACCGGCGGCCGCTGGAACCCGGCGAAGCTGCTCCTCGACCCGTACGCCCGTGCCGTCGACGGCGAGTTCGCCCTGCCGCCCGAGGTGTACGGGCATGTGCGCGACTGGCCGCAGCAGCATGTGGCCGACACCGTGCGCGACGACCGGGACTCGGCGCCGTACGTCCCCAAGGGCGTCGTCGTCCACGACGACGCGCCGGACGACGAGTGGGCCGACGACCGGCGGCCCAAGACGCCGTGGGCCGACTCGGTCATCTACGAACTGCACGTACGCGGCTTCACCAAGCTCCACCCGGACATCCCCCAGGAGCTGCGCGGTACGTACGCGGGCCTCGCCCATCCGGCGGCGATCGCGCATCTCGTACGGCTCGGGGTGACCGCGGTCGAGCTGCTGCCGGTGCACCAGTTCGCCCACGAGGACCATCTCCTGCGGCGCGGGCTGAGGAACCACTGGGGCTACAACTCCATCGGCTACTTCGCGCCGCACGCCGCCTACAGCGCGTCCGGGACGGCCGGGCAGCAGGTCGGCGAGTTCAAGCGGATGGTGCGGGCACTGCACGCCGCGGGCATCGAGGTGATCCTCGACGTCGTCTACAACCACACGGCGGAGGCGGGCGAACTGGGGCCGACGCTCAGTCTCAAGGGCATCGACAACCGCGGCTACTACCGCCTCCAGGCAGACGCCCGCCGCTACGCCGACTACACCGGCTGCGGCAACACCCTCCATGTCGTCCAGCCCCATGTGCTGCGACTGATCACCGACTCACTGCGCTACTGGGTCACCGAGATGGGCGTCGACGGCTTCCGCTTCGATCTCGCCGCGGCGCTCGCCCGCTCGATGCACGACGTGGACATGCTCTCCCCGTTCCTCGCCGTGATCGCCCAGGACCCCGTGCTGCGGCGGGTGAAGCTGATCGCCGAACCGTGGGACGTCGGCAACGGCGGCTACCAGGTGGGGGCGTTCCCGCCGCTGTGGACGGAGTGGAACGACCGCTACCGGGACGCGGTCCGGGACTTCTGGCGCGGTGCGCTGCCCGACGTACGCGACCTCGGCTACCGCCTCTCCGGCTCCAGCGACCTGTACGCCTGGGGCGGCCGGCGGCCGTACGCCTCGGTCAACTTCATCACCGCCCACGACGGCTTCACCCTGCGCGACCTGGTCAGTTACGAGCGCAAGCACAACGAGGCGAACGGCGAGGGCAACCGGGACGGCACGAACGACAACCGTTCCTGGAACTGCGGTGCCGAGGGCGAGACCGACGACCCCCGGATCAACGCGCTGCGTCGGCGCCAGATCCGCAACCTGCTCACCACCCTGCTGCTGTCCACGGGTGTGCCGATGCTGGTCGCCGGCGACGAGATGGGCCGTACGCAGGGCGGCAACAACAACGCGTACTGCCAGGACAACGAGGTCGGCTGGCTCGACTGGTCGCTGCTGGAGCAGCCTGGGTCGAGCGGGCTGCTGGCCCTCACCTCCCGGCTGCTCGCCCTGCGCGGGGCGCATCCGGTGCTGCGCCGCCGGGCGTTCTTCTCCGGCCGGCCGCAGACCGCCGACGGACTGCGGGACCTCGCGTGGTTCACCCCGCGCGGCAAGGAGATGACCGAACAGGACTGGTACGCGCCCGCCTCGACGGTCGCGCTCTTCCTCTCCGGCCGGGACATCCCCGGCCGGGACACGCGCGGCGCACAGGTCGTCGACGACAGCTTTCTGACGATCCTGCACGCGGCCGACCGGCCGACGGCCTTCCAGCTGCCGGGGCCGCCGTGGGCGGAGGCGTACGAACTGGTCGTCGACACCTCGCTGGAGGAGCAGTCGTCGGCGCCGGGAACGGTGCACCGGGGCGGCGAGCGGGTGACGGTGCCGGGGCGGTCGGTGCTGCTGCTGCGGGTGTGCGACGGGCGGTGA
- a CDS encoding YVTN family beta-propeller repeat protein, translated as MLHLTKRSLPLLAAALLAVPGAGCSAPEERDADVPRSALPLRSREAVAPAGLPGMPPLLDPKDVYAADRPGRLSPVVRDFPSRVYVPNTNSNTVSVIDPATYKVVETIPVGVQPQHVVPSWDLKTLWVNNNRGHSLTPIDPATGIAGEPVEVHDPYNLYFTPNGRHAVVMASLDRELVFRDPHTMRTVKTTPVSCYGVNHADFSADGRYFIVSCEFSGELLKVDTETMEVIGQQKLPYGGAMPQDVKISPDGRTFYIADMVAHGVWVLDGEKFTTPNLLLTGKGCHGLYVSRDSREMYITNRGEGSISVFDFARDRLTKKWQLPGGGSPDMGGVSADGRVLWLSGRYHSEVYAVDTTTGEQLARIPVGSGPHGLAVYPQPGRYSLGHTGVFR; from the coding sequence ATGCTGCATCTCACCAAGCGATCCCTGCCTCTCCTCGCGGCCGCCCTGCTCGCCGTCCCCGGTGCCGGCTGCAGCGCACCCGAAGAGCGGGACGCGGACGTCCCGCGGTCCGCGCTGCCGCTTCGGAGCAGGGAGGCCGTCGCTCCGGCCGGGCTGCCCGGTATGCCGCCGCTCCTCGATCCCAAGGACGTCTACGCCGCCGACCGCCCCGGCAGGCTCTCGCCGGTGGTGAGGGACTTCCCGTCGCGGGTCTACGTCCCCAACACCAACTCCAACACGGTCTCGGTCATCGACCCGGCCACGTACAAGGTCGTCGAGACCATCCCGGTCGGTGTCCAGCCCCAGCACGTCGTGCCGTCCTGGGACCTCAAGACCCTCTGGGTGAACAACAACCGTGGCCACTCCCTCACCCCGATCGACCCGGCCACCGGCATCGCGGGCGAGCCCGTCGAGGTCCATGACCCGTACAACCTCTACTTCACGCCCAACGGCCGCCACGCCGTCGTCATGGCCTCCCTCGACCGGGAACTGGTCTTCCGTGACCCGCACACGATGCGGACGGTCAAGACCACGCCGGTCTCCTGCTACGGCGTCAACCACGCCGACTTCTCCGCGGACGGGCGGTACTTCATCGTCTCCTGCGAGTTCTCCGGGGAACTGCTCAAGGTCGACACGGAGACGATGGAGGTCATCGGCCAGCAGAAGCTTCCGTACGGCGGCGCGATGCCGCAGGACGTGAAGATCTCGCCGGACGGCAGGACCTTCTACATCGCCGACATGGTCGCCCACGGCGTGTGGGTCCTGGACGGAGAGAAGTTCACCACGCCGAACCTGCTGCTCACCGGCAAGGGCTGCCACGGCCTCTACGTCAGCCGTGACTCGCGGGAGATGTACATCACCAACCGTGGCGAGGGATCCATCTCGGTCTTCGACTTCGCCCGGGACAGGCTGACGAAGAAGTGGCAGCTGCCGGGCGGCGGCTCACCGGACATGGGCGGCGTCTCCGCGGACGGCCGGGTCCTGTGGCTGTCCGGGCGCTACCACTCCGAGGTGTACGCGGTCGACACCACGACCGGTGAACAGCTCGCCCGCATCCCGGTCGGCAGCGGCCCGCACGGACTCGCGGTGTATCCGCAGCCGGGACGCTACTCGCTCGGCCACACCGGGGTCTTCCGCTGA
- a CDS encoding ATP-binding protein has protein sequence MAGLEGAEQPWARGGATAARWLPAVEDEQALRAVELFGDPTDEEVQLPSRPESAATARRLTQCVVLRQWALSPQIAEHAILLVSELVGNAVRHTGARVFGLRMVRRRGWIRIEVRDPSRGLPCLLPVHELDTSGRGLFLVDKLSDRWGVDLLPRGKTTWFEMRVSER, from the coding sequence ATGGCGGGGCTGGAAGGTGCTGAGCAACCGTGGGCGCGGGGCGGCGCGACCGCCGCGCGGTGGTTGCCGGCCGTCGAGGACGAGCAGGCGCTCAGGGCGGTCGAGTTGTTCGGTGATCCGACGGACGAGGAGGTCCAGCTCCCGTCCCGTCCCGAGTCCGCGGCCACCGCCCGAAGGCTGACGCAGTGTGTGGTCCTGCGTCAGTGGGCGCTTTCGCCGCAGATCGCCGAGCACGCGATCCTGCTCGTCTCCGAGCTCGTGGGCAACGCGGTGCGGCACACCGGCGCGCGGGTGTTCGGGTTGCGGATGGTGCGACGGCGCGGCTGGATCCGTATCGAGGTGCGTGACCCCTCGCGCGGGCTGCCCTGTCTGCTGCCCGTGCACGAGCTGGACACCAGTGGGCGCGGGCTCTTCCTCGTCGACAAGCTCTCCGACCGGTGGGGTGTCGATCTGCTGCCGCGCGGCAAGACCACCTGGTTCGAGATGCGGGTCTCCGAACGCTGA
- a CDS encoding response regulator transcription factor yields the protein MADRTISVLIVDDHPVVRDGLRGMFESAPGFAVLGEAADGVQGVALTERLDPDVVLMDLRMPGGGGVEAIAEITRRRYRVKVLVLTTYDTDADTLPAIEAGATGYLLKDAPREELFTAVRAAAEGRTVLSPAVASRLVSRVRNPVPRDEPLSAREREVLALVARGTSNREIAAVLFISEATVKTHLTHIYAKLAVKDRAAAVAAGYDRGILG from the coding sequence ATGGCTGACCGGACCATCTCCGTGCTGATCGTCGACGACCATCCCGTCGTACGGGACGGGCTGCGCGGCATGTTCGAGTCGGCGCCCGGCTTCGCGGTGCTCGGCGAGGCGGCCGACGGGGTCCAGGGTGTCGCGCTCACCGAGCGGCTCGACCCCGATGTCGTCCTCATGGACCTGCGGATGCCCGGCGGTGGCGGGGTCGAGGCCATCGCCGAGATCACCCGCCGGCGATACCGTGTCAAGGTCCTCGTCCTCACCACGTACGACACCGACGCCGACACGCTCCCGGCCATCGAGGCGGGCGCGACCGGCTACCTCCTCAAGGACGCCCCGCGCGAGGAGCTGTTCACCGCCGTCCGTGCCGCCGCCGAGGGCCGTACGGTCCTCTCCCCGGCGGTCGCCTCACGGCTGGTCTCCCGCGTCCGCAATCCCGTCCCGCGCGACGAGCCCCTCAGCGCACGCGAGCGCGAAGTGCTCGCACTGGTCGCCAGGGGCACCTCGAACCGCGAGATCGCCGCCGTGCTGTTCATCAGCGAGGCCACCGTGAAGACCCATCTCACCCACATCTACGCCAAGCTGGCGGTCAAGGACCGCGCGGCGGCCGTGGCGGCCGGCTACGACCGGGGCATCCTGGGCTGA
- a CDS encoding ABC transporter ATP-binding protein, whose protein sequence is MAIVEVQGLRKSYAGRPVVDGVTFRVEQGEIFGILGPNGAGKTTTVECVEGLRLPDAGTVRVAGFDPVTDHDRVTRILGAQLQESELQPKLTVREALELYAAFYPEPADWRPLAERLGLTGKLTTRFAKLSGGQKQRLFIALALIGNPRVVVLDELTTGLDPRARRDTWSLIEEVRAGGVTVLLVTHFMEEAQRLCDRIAVIDRGRIAALDTPSGLIRRTGGGTVISFTPSRPLDEADLAGLPRAASVETREGRVVIHGTDETANAVITLLARHRVTAHQLRVTEATLDDAFLDLTEEKI, encoded by the coding sequence ATGGCGATTGTCGAAGTGCAGGGACTGCGCAAGTCCTACGCCGGCCGGCCGGTGGTGGACGGAGTGACCTTCCGCGTCGAGCAGGGCGAGATCTTCGGGATCCTCGGCCCCAACGGCGCGGGCAAGACCACCACCGTCGAATGCGTCGAGGGACTGAGGCTGCCCGACGCGGGCACGGTCCGCGTCGCCGGGTTCGACCCGGTGACCGACCACGACCGCGTGACGCGCATCCTCGGCGCGCAGCTCCAGGAGAGCGAACTGCAGCCGAAGCTGACCGTGCGGGAGGCCCTGGAGCTGTACGCCGCGTTCTACCCGGAGCCCGCCGACTGGCGGCCGCTCGCCGAACGGCTCGGACTCACCGGCAAGCTGACCACCCGCTTCGCGAAGCTCTCCGGCGGCCAGAAGCAGCGGCTGTTCATCGCGCTCGCGCTGATCGGCAACCCCCGCGTGGTCGTCCTCGACGAGCTCACCACCGGACTCGACCCGCGGGCCCGCCGTGACACCTGGAGCCTGATCGAGGAAGTCCGGGCCGGCGGCGTCACCGTCCTCCTGGTCACGCACTTCATGGAGGAGGCTCAGCGGCTCTGCGACCGGATCGCCGTCATCGACAGGGGCAGGATCGCCGCACTCGACACGCCGTCGGGCCTCATCCGCCGCACCGGCGGCGGCACCGTCATCTCCTTCACCCCGTCACGGCCCCTCGACGAGGCCGACCTGGCCGGACTGCCCCGAGCGGCCTCCGTCGAGACCAGGGAAGGCCGGGTCGTCATCCACGGCACCGACGAGACGGCCAACGCCGTGATCACGCTCCTCGCCCGCCATCGCGTCACCGCCCACCAGCTCCGCGTCACCGAGGCCACCCTCGACGACGCGTTCCTGGACCTCACTGAGGAGAAGATCTGA